CTGGCTTTTTCTGTGTTACTCCACCATTACTCTCCTATCTTAGCTCCCAGGTTCTTATTTCTTATCGTCTTATCCGTTACATCCATGCTTACCAAAACGTATGGCTCGGCCGTACAGGGCGTCAACGCCAATACCATTACCATCGAAGTCGTCGTTTCGCAGGGCACCAACTTTTACGTGGTGGGCCTGGCCGACAATGCCATTAAGGAAAGCCAGCAGCGCATTGAGGCAGCCCTGAAAATCAGGGGCTACCGCATGCCGCGCACCAAAGTGGTGGTGAACATGGCCCCGGCCGACATCCGCAAGGAAGGCTCGGCCTACGACCTGCCCATTGCCCTGGGCATTCTGCACGCCTCCCAGCAGCTGAATACCGAGCGGCTCGGCGACTACATCATCATGGGCGAGCTGGCCCTGGATGGGGAGTTACGGCCGGTGCGCGGAGTGCTGCCCATTGCCATTCAGGCCCGCAAAGAGGGTTTTAAGGGCTTCATTCTGCCCCGGGCCAACGCCCAGGAGGCGGCCATCGTGAATAACCTCGACGTTATTCCGGTGGAAAACATGCAGCAGGCCATCGACTTCTTCGAGGGCCGCCTCGAAATTGAGCCCCTGCAGCTGGATACGCGCACGGTGTTTCAAACGGCCGCCAACCAGTACGCCGCCGACTTTGCCGACGTGCAGGGGCAGGAGAACATCAAGCGGGCCCTGGAAATAGCCGCCGCCGGGGGCCACAACGTTATTATGATCGGGCCGCCCGGGGCGGGCAAGACGATGCTGGCCAAGCGCCTGCCCAGCATTCTGCCCGCGCTGTCGATCGGCGAGGCGCTGGAAACGACCAAGATTCACTCGGTGGCCGGCAAGCTGGGCGCCAATGCCTCCCTGCTGACGACCCGGCCGTTTCGGGCCCCGCACCACACCATCTCCGACGTGGCCCTGGTGGGCGGGGGCGGCAATCCGCAGCCGGGCGAAATTTCCCTGGCCCACAACGGCGTGCTGTTTCTGGACGAGCTGCCCGAATTTAAGCGCACGGTGCTGGAAGTGATGCGCCAACCGCTGGAAGAGCGCCGCGTCACGATTTCCCGGGCCAAGGTCAGCATCGACTTTCCCTCCAACTTCATGCTCATTGCCAGCATGAACCCCTGCCCCTGCGGCTACTACAACCACCCCGAGAAAGAGTGCGTGTGCGGCCCCGGCGTGGTGCAGCGCTACCTCAACAAGGTCAGTGGCCCGCTGCTCGACCGGATTGACCTGCACGTGGAGGTCACGCCCGTCACTTTCGACCAGATGACGGAAACGCGCAAGGCCGAAACCAGCGAGCATATTCAGCGGCGCGTGGAGCAGGCCCGGGAAGTGCAGACCGCCCGCTTCCAGGAGTTTCCCGAGATTCACTCCAACGCCATGATGCCCTCGCAGATGGTCAAGGAGCTCTGCCTGATTGATGAGGCCGGC
This window of the Hymenobacter aquaticus genome carries:
- a CDS encoding YifB family Mg chelatase-like AAA ATPase, whose amino-acid sequence is MLTKTYGSAVQGVNANTITIEVVVSQGTNFYVVGLADNAIKESQQRIEAALKIRGYRMPRTKVVVNMAPADIRKEGSAYDLPIALGILHASQQLNTERLGDYIIMGELALDGELRPVRGVLPIAIQARKEGFKGFILPRANAQEAAIVNNLDVIPVENMQQAIDFFEGRLEIEPLQLDTRTVFQTAANQYAADFADVQGQENIKRALEIAAAGGHNVIMIGPPGAGKTMLAKRLPSILPALSIGEALETTKIHSVAGKLGANASLLTTRPFRAPHHTISDVALVGGGGNPQPGEISLAHNGVLFLDELPEFKRTVLEVMRQPLEERRVTISRAKVSIDFPSNFMLIASMNPCPCGYYNHPEKECVCGPGVVQRYLNKVSGPLLDRIDLHVEVTPVTFDQMTETRKAETSEHIQRRVEQAREVQTARFQEFPEIHSNAMMPSQMVKELCLIDEAGRALLKTAMERLGLSARAYDRILKVARTIADLGGSGEIRLEHLAEAIQYRSLDREGWAG